The following coding sequences are from one Salvelinus namaycush isolate Seneca chromosome 23, SaNama_1.0, whole genome shotgun sequence window:
- the LOC120018722 gene encoding extracellular calcium-sensing receptor-like yields MILKSSSLSLLLNYSSASSSSSSCRLREQFSLNGMYQKGDVILGGLFEVHYFTVFPELSFTSEPQQLYCEGFDSFGFQQAQTMAFAVDEINRNPDLLPNITLGYQLYDNCLKLGVSFRAAMSLASGTEEQFLLDETCSGSPPVLGIVGDPGSTHSIAISSVLGLFRVPMVSHYATCSCLSDRSKYPSFFRTIPSDSFQVRAMIQILRRLGWTWVGLVFSDDDYGVHAARSFQSSLAESGGCVAYSQVLPKDNCPTELQRIVGEIKSSSARVVVVFSNEAYLLPLVDEVVVQNVKGLQWIASEAWTTSSVFHTSRLMPYLGGTLGIAIRRGEIPGLRDYLLSIRPDDQPANNPGNNMGKVRQFWEAVFGCRFEPPAGWVEAGGDVCTGQEDLRDVETNYGDVSELRPEYNVYKAVYALAHALHDLLQCVPGRGPFSGHRCASLQRLEPWQLVHYLERVNFTTGFGDHVSFNDNGDALAIYDIMNWAWLQDGSVQVENVGVIDESAPAGQELTLDEDRIFWNFESKKPPRSVCSESCPPGTRVARKKGEPVCCFDCISCAEGEVSNTTDLAECSRCPEDFWSSPERDLCIPKGVEFLSYQESLGISLMTASLLGALICAVVLGIFTRYRNTPVVKANNSELSFLLLLSLKLCFLCSLLFIGRPRLWTCQLRHAAFGISFVLCVSCILVKTMVVLAVFRTSKPGGNASLKWFGAGQQRGTVLVLTSFQAAICTAWLVSASPTPHKNTRYHIDKIVYECVVGSVAGFGALLGYIGLLAFLSFLLAFLARNLPDNFNEAKFITFSMLIFCAVWISFIPAYISSPGKYADAVEIFAILASSFGLLVALFGPKCYIILLRPERNTKKALMGRATTKT; encoded by the exons ATGATACTGAAGTCCTCATCTCTGAGCCTTCTATTGAACTACTCCTctgcctcatcctcctcctcgtcctgTCGTCTGCGGGAGCAGTTCAGTCTGAATGGGATGTACCAGAAGGGTGATGTGATTCTGGGAGGTCTGTTTGAGGTCCACTACTTCACTGTGTTCCCTGAGCTATCTTTCACATCAGAACCCCAGCAGCTCTACTGTGAGGG TTTTGACAGTTTTGGTTTCCAGCAGGCCCAGACTATGGCGTTTGCTGTAGATGAGATCAACAGAAACCCTGACCTTCTGCCAAACATCACGCTCGGATACCAGCTCTACGACAACTGCCTGAAGCTGGGAGTATCGTTCCGTGCTGCCATGTCATTGGCCAGTGGGACAGAGGAACAGTTCCTATTGGATGAGACTTGTTCTGGGTCACCCCCGGTGCTAGGGATTGTGGGAGACCCAGGGTCCACACACTCCATCGCCATCTCCAGTGTCCTAGGGCTGTTCCGGGTTCCCATG GTGAGTCACTACGCCACGTGTTCCTGTCTGAGCGACCGGAGCAAGTACCCATCCTTCTTCAGAACCATCCCCAGTGATTCCTTCCAG GTGCGAGCCATGATCCAGATCCTACGTCGGTTGGGTTGGACCTGGGTGGGCCTGGTGTTCAGTGATGATGACTACGGAGTTCATGCTGCCCGGTCCTTCCAGTCAAGCCTGGCCGAGTCAGGGGGCTGTGTGGCCTATTCCCAGGTGTTGCCCAAAGACAACTGCCCCACAGAGCTGCAGAGGATCGTGGGAGAGATCAAGAGCTCCTCTGCtcgtgtggtggtggtgttctccaaTGAGGCCTACCTGCTCCCTCTGGTGGACGAG GTGGTGGTGCAGAATGTGAAGGGTCTCCAGTGGATCGCCAGTGAAGCATGGACCACCTCCTCTGTGTTTCACACCTCCCGTCTCATGCCCTACCTGGGGGGTACCCTGGGTATCGCCATCCGTCGTGGAGAGATACCCGGCCTCAGGGACTACCTGCTTAGCATCCGCCCCGACGACCAACCTGCCAATAACCCCGGAAACAATATG GGTAAGGTGAGACAGTTCTGGGAGGCTGTGTTTGGGTGCAGGTTTGAGCCCCCAGCAGGTTGGGTGGAGGCTGGGGGTGATGTATGTACAGGTCAGGAGGACCTCAGGGATGTGGAGACTAACTATGGGGACGTGTCTGAGCTCAGGCCGGAGTATAACGTGTATAAGGCAGTGTACGCCCTGGCACATGCCCTGCATGACCTACTGCAGTGTGTGCCAGGGAGAGGACCTTTCAGTGGGCACCGCTGTGCCAGCCTACAGAGACTGGAGCCCTGGCAG CTGGTCCATTACCTGGAGAGGGTTAACTTCACCACAGGGTTTGGCGATCACGTTTCTTTCAATGACAACGGGGACGCCCTGGCCATCTATGACATCATGAACTGGGCGTGGCTCCAGGACGGGAGCGTTCAGGTGGAGAATGTGGGTGTGATCGACGAATCAGCCCCCGCAGGACAAGAGCTCACACTGGACGAGGATAGAATTTTCTGGAACTTTGAGTCAAAAAAG CCCCCACGATCAGTGTGCAGTGAGAGCTGTCCCCCAGGCACCCGTGTAGCCAGGAAGAAGGGAGAGCCTGTCTGCTGCTTCGACTGCATCTCCTGTGCTGAGGGAGAGGTCAGCAACACCACAG aCTTGGCCGAGTGCTCGAGATGTCCAGAGGACTTCTGGTCCAGCCCGGAGCGTGATCTCTGCATCCCTAAGGGGGTTGAGTTCCTCTCCTACCAGGAATCACTGGGCATCTCCTTGATGACCGCCTCGTTGCTAGGAGCCCTCATCTGTGCAGTGGTCCTCGGAATCTTCACCCGCTACCGGAACACGCCTGTTGTCAAGGCCAACAACTCTGAGCTGAGCTTCCTGCTTCTGCTGTCACTCAAACTCTGCTTCCTGTGCTCGCTGCTGTTCATTGGCCGGCCCCGGCTGTGGACGTGTCAGCTGAGGCATGCAGCATTTGGTATCAGCTTTGTTCTCTGTGTCTCCTGTATACTGGTGAAGACAATGGTGGTGCTGGCTGTGTTTAGGACCTCTAAGCCCGGGGGCAATGCCAGCCTGAAGTGGTTTGGTGCTGGGCAGCAGAGAGGAACAGTCCTGGTTCTCACCTCATTCCAGGCTGCTATCTGCACAGCCTGGCTGGTTTCAGCCTCTCCAACTCCACACAAAAACACGCGCTACCATATTGATAAGATTGTATATGAGTGTGTGGTGGGGTCGGTGGCAGGGTTCGGAGCGTTGTTAGGCTACATCGGCCTCCTGGCGTTCCTTAGCTTCCTCTTGGCCTTCCTGGCTAGGAATCTTCCAGATAACTTCAACGAGGCCAAGTTCATCACCTTCAGCATGCTGATCTTCTGTGCCGTGTGGATCTCCTTCATCCCTGCCTACATCAGCTCTCCTGGAAAGTATGCAGACGCTGTGGAGATATTCGCCATCTTAGCTTCCAGCTTTGGCCTCCTGGTGGCGCTGTTCGGCCCAAAGTGTTACATCATCCTGCTGAGGCCAGAGAGGAACACCAAGAAGGCTCTGATGGGCCGGGCCACAACCAAGACATAG